The nucleotide window CAAACTCGCTCGAGGCCGTCTTTGGTGTCCCGGCGACGGTGTTCCCGTTtctgctgtgcgcgcgcgagagcgTGCCATTTGTAGCCTCCATCTTCGAGTCCCTCTCTTACCACTACGGCCCACTCACCTACGACAACTTCTCCAAGTACACCTACGATGTCTACCACCGTGACCGGCCcgacgtgctgcgccacactCCGCGCATGTTCCGCATGGTCAACaagagccgccgcggctgcatcACTTACGAGGAGCTGTGCCGATGGATGGCGCGGAAGCTGAGCTGCGGCAACAATGTTCAGCCGAACGGGCACCTGCTGGCGACGAGTatgtcgctgcggctgccgctcgccCTGGTGGCCGAGTCTCGCGACGAGTGGGACGCGTACCGTTGCGTACTCAAGTCGCTCtccgacggcgatgacgaggagtACTGAGGGTTgtcgatgacgacgaggtgCATTACACATATCGCTGGgctgaggtgtgtgtgcgtgtgtatgtatgtgcatgggtgtatgtgtgctaGTCGCGGTGGTTGGGCTTAGTGGAGCGATGACCACGGTCGCGCTCGGTTTCTCTGATGTTATTAGCGTGCGCCCACCTGCGCGTTTTAGGTACGCGGGGGTAGCCCTTTCCGTCGACGGCGTGATGGAGAGAATGGCTGACCATGAGGACGATGATAGGCgatgcgccagcgcgtgctTGCGCATTTTCGTTTTTCATCTTGATTCAGAGCTAAGTAGTAGCATACCACGCAAGAGTAATCATGTAGCATGCATGTAGGTGCACGAGTAGGcactctctgtctctgtccGGCATCCATGATGCTCTTcggccgcgtgcgtgcgacgCCTCTGTGTGagtgcacgtgcgcatgtgtgagAGCTGTCCAGGCCTTTCCTCTGCCTACTCGTCCCACGCTCAGACAGGCACAGAGGAATGGAAAAGAAGACAAGGACGCAACGCCAGCCGCATCGACAGCGCGCACGTGTTTGCGGTGTGTTGTGCGTCGATGATCAAGCGGCCAAGCGTCCAGCTTCACGCGAGGAGGACTGCATCGCTGctcctgtgcgcgtgcgtgcccgcGTCAATGCACGTTCGACTCTTTCCCAGGTTGgatacccctccccccccaagCTGCAGACGACCCTCACCCTCTTGAGGCTTGCACCCAGGCCCATCAGCCTCTCTATCGCTTTCTGACTTCTGTAGTGCATCCCACCCCtgcatcctcctctctcacacacgcgcacgtgcgcatgcTTGAAGCATACGCGAAGAATTCAAAGGCCTATATcatcctccctcctcacacCATCATTGGCATCCAtagagacgcgcgcgcgtagACAGATACAGCTCACGCGTACAGAGAGACGCGTTCTGGTCGTGCGCATCATCAGCACAGCACTGACGAACGAAActcgcacacaggcacgccgcctccctccacccGTCATAGATAGCTGAATAgcagccctcctcctccattgCCATCGTCATCCGGGTCCTGGCAATACGAGGATGTCCAGGGCAGCTGCGAGGTTTAAGATTCCGATGCCGGCGACGAAGGCGGACTtcgccttcccctctctgcgcgccttctccatcgTTGTGGCCCTCGATAAGCAGCACGgcatcggcgacggcgagtcGATCCCGTGGCGGGTGCCGGAGGACATGGCGTTCTTCAAGGACCAGACGACGCTGTTGCGCAACAAAAAGCCGCCGacggagaagaagcgcaaCGCTGTCGTGATGGGCCGCAAGACGTGGGAGAGCGTCCCGGTAAAGTTCCGACCACTCAAGGGACGGCTGAACATTGTGTTGTCCTCGAAGGCCACCGTCGAGGAGCttctggcgccgctgccggagggaaagcgcgctgccgcggcgcaggatgtggtggtggtgaacGGCGGTCTGGCCGaggcgctccgcctcctcgcacgCCCGCCGTACTGCAGCTCCATCGAGACAGCGTATTGCGTCGGGGGTGCGCAGGTTTATGCGGACGCCATGCTGTCGCCGTGCGTCgagaagctgcaggaggtgtACCTGACCCGCATCTACACGACGGCGCCTGCGTGTACGCGCTTCTTTCCGTTTCCGCCCGAGAACACCACCACGGCGTGGGACCTGGCGTCGTCTCAGGGACGCCGCAAGAGCGAGGCGGACGGCCTCGAGTTCGAGATCTGCAAGTACGTGCCGCGTAACCATGAGGAGCGGCAGTACCTTGAGCTGATTGACCGCATCATGAAGACGGGGATCGTGAAGGAGGACCGCACCGGCGTGGGCACCATCAGCCTCTTCGGCGCACAGATGCGCTTCTCCCTACGCGACAaccgcctgccgctgctgacgacGAAGCGTGTCTTCTGGCGCGGCGTgtgcgaggagctgctgtggTTCCTGCGCGGGGAGACgaacgcgcagctgctggcggacaAGGACATTCACATCTGGGACGGCAACGGCTCGCGCGAGTTTCTCGACAGCCGCGGCTTGACAGAGAATAAGGAGATGGACCTCGGCCCTGTCTACGGCTTCCAGTGGCGCCACTTCGGGGCAGATTACAAGGGGTTTGAAGCGAACTACGACGGCGAAGGGGTGGACCAGATCAGGTCCATCGTGGAGACGATCAAGGCGAACCCGAACGACCGCCGCCTTCTATTCACTGCCTGGAACCCGTGCGCGCTGCAAaagatggcgctgccgccgtgccacTTGCTTGCTCAGTTCTACGTGAACACGGACACGAGCGAGCTATCCTGCATGCTGTACCAGCGCTCGTGCGACATGGGTCTCGGCGTCCCCTTCAACATCGCCTCCTACGCGCTGCTCACCATCCTCATTGCCAAGGCGACGGGCCTGCGGCCTGGTGAGCTTGTGCACACCCTTGGTGACGCCCACGTCTACCGCAACCACGTCGGTGCCCTCAAGTCGCAGCTCGAGCGAGTCCCGCACGCGTTCCCGACCCTCGTCTTCAAGGAGGAGCGTCAGTTCCTCGAGGACTACGAGTTAACGGACATGGAGGTGATCGACTACGTTCCACACCCGCCGATCAAGATGGAGATGGCCGTATAGAGAGATAGGAGGCGCCATGTGCGTCGTATGcatgcagctgccgccgtgacGCTGTCACTCACCTGGctcccgcctcctcgtcgcccgGCGACCGCCCCTTGCGCAGACTCGCTGGGTAACCATGAGCGGCGCGGAGGGGTGCGCGCCTGCGTTCTCTCGCAcgtggctgcggctgatCTCCCGACCGCACCCGCGCGCGCTCAGGCCGCGTGTCGTCGTGCTCttcccgttttttttttcgtgcttgTTTGAGCTGTTCTCCGTTGTGTGCTGGGACCCTCATTCCCTCGATCTCCTCGTGCGGGGTCTCCGACGCCGCAGACGCGGTGTGTGCTAGcgtccgcgtcgctgtcgctgtcgccgtggctgcggttgcgagcggagagagagggagtgagtgagggagggcagaggaCATGCTTGTGGGAACGTGCACCGGCCTCGTCGCACGCAGCTGAAGCCCACGAACGCCACCACTGCATccttcttccccttctctcttactacggcggcggcgacgacgacggggcTCAGCTCACGCTCCTATAAGTTATTATGcttgagtgcgtgtgcgtgctgcgcttgCGCTTTTTTGGTGCTCGTTCGCTTTCAAGTCCGCGActcctcccgctgctcaCCGTCAGGCTGCCTTCGTTCGCCTCTCCCTCGGTGcctcttccgccgccgcacgcgtgcCCTGATCGCGCGTCTTGCGTgatgtgcctgtgtgtatACACACGGTGCAcggggagagcgagcgagaggaagAATGGCCGGTGCCTCGCGTGAGCGAGTGTGCACGAGTTTGTcgtgtcgctgcgccgcgtggatgtcgcgcagcgcaagaCCTCGAGCGCCTGAAACGTGGAGGTAGATGAGCGTGCTGCATGAAGCCTCAAGGCAGGATAGTGAAAAGAGGCcgacgcgagcgcagcgcgcgcgcatcgaCATGACGGAATAGACActcagcccctccccctttcgAAAACTGAATGGACGGACATCGTAACgcgcttctctcccctccacTCTCCTGCTCCTGTCTCCTCGACGTGTGCTGCTCTCGTGAGCGGCAGATGAAGCGAGGCGTAAaatggagggaggggagcagggctgcgcacacgcacacacgaaaagcAAGCTTGAGGCAGACGTGATGTAACACGATTCACGCCCAAgatgtgtgcctgcgtgacGGGGGTGGCCGCGTATGCATGCTTGAAGGGCTACCGCAACGATGCGCAGTGGACTCCCCCGTTTTCCCTTCCGTCACCttccgcctctttctctctccatctACGCGTACACGTCAACCATCTCTTGCCGGTGCTTACCACCCTCAACCACCCCCTCACTTTAAGGCTTCCCGAACGCACATACAAGGCGTGAAAACCGCTCGCGGTGTGTTGCACCGTCACTGTgccctccccttttcctcGGGCTTcgcgtgccgcgcgcacaTCTTCTTGGTCCTTCGCTTCTCATCAGCGTCACCACGTCGTCGTCTCTACGATCCCTTCGCGCGACCGGCCCCCTCGAAAGGGCTCCCGACGCACTTGTGAAGGCTATCCGTGCGTTCACGACCTTGGACTGCACCGCTTCGCCGGAACCCCACCCATCCCCCGGCCTGAGCACCGCGTCCTTTGACGTCTCGTCATCACTGTCCTACCCCCGCCACTCTTCCAGCAGCCTCCTGTCTCccgccgacgcgcgcgcacacgccatgCCGTCGAAGAAGACGTCCGCCGGGGGCGCCAAGAAGAACACGTCGACGGCTGCGACCCGTAGCAACCGACACGCGCACCCGCAAGCAGACATCGGCTTCCTGCCGCCAGGTGCGAAGTACCCAGCTGAGGCTTCCTGGAACCACCAcgagcaccagcagcgaaaCTCGGCCTCCTATGGCAAGCAGGAGGGCCACGACCGCAACAACGACTTCGACTACCGCTTCGAGCAGCACATCTTCgtgccgtcgcggctgcgtcgcgtgccggcggcgctcgtcGAGGCCGTCAACGACTTCCACTATGCGATGATGAACGATCTGCCGCGCAACGAGTTCTACTACAACATGCTGAAGAAGCACATCGTGCCTGGCGAGTCGGGCGTGCTCGAGATCGGCGCCGGGTCGGGTCTGCTGtcgatgatggcggcgaAGTTGAATGCGAAGTGGgtcgtggcggtggaggggtCGTCGGAGatggcgtcgctggcgcgTTCAAACATCGCAACGAACGGGCTGCAGGACAAGGTCAAGGTGCTGAACATGCTAAGCACGGAGTTGACACCGCGTGATCTGCCGGAGCCGCCGAGCATCCTCGTCTCCGAGATCTTCGGCAcactgctgctcggcgagaGCGCGCTCGACTACATTGCGGATGCCCGCCAGCGCCTACTTCCGAAGACAGCGAAGATTctgccgcagcacggcgTGCAGTACGCCGTGCCCATCGAGTGCGAGACGCTGGGCCAAATCTGCGCCGTCTCCAGCTGGAACGGCATC belongs to Leishmania infantum JPCM5 genome chromosome 6 and includes:
- the PRMT7 gene encoding putative arginine N-methyltransferase, type III, translated to MPSKKTSAGGAKKNTSTAATRSNRHAHPQADIGFLPPGAKYPAEASWNHHEHQQRNSASYGKQEGHDRNNDFDYRFEQHIFVPSRLRRVPAALVEAVNDFHYAMMNDLPRNEFYYNMLKKHIVPGESGVLEIGAGSGLLSMMAAKLNAKWVVAVEGSSEMASLARSNIATNGLQDKVKVLNMLSTELTPRDLPEPPSILVSEIFGTLLLGESALDYIADARQRLLPKTAKILPQHGVQYAVPIECETLGQICAVSSWNGIDLSHVMALQDTTSVVFTKQYGFRMSSVPFRRLADPIPLLTIDFAETKRSTFKKVFPVEVPATASGTAHAWLFYWISTDGEEVMSTAPEDTLHNFSRDMQWGQALQLIDAGTNSHTPTALSMSTGESYKFECALSSDRVVMSLKYTGSSSAAALLKADANEAEKRRETESEQQRRPPSE
- the DHFR-TS gene encoding dihydrofolate reductase-thymidylate synthase; its protein translation is MSRAAARFKIPMPATKADFAFPSLRAFSIVVALDKQHGIGDGESIPWRVPEDMAFFKDQTTLLRNKKPPTEKKRNAVVMGRKTWESVPVKFRPLKGRLNIVLSSKATVEELLAPLPEGKRAAAAQDVVVVNGGLAEALRLLARPPYCSSIETAYCVGGAQVYADAMLSPCVEKLQEVYLTRIYTTAPACTRFFPFPPENTTTAWDLASSQGRRKSEADGLEFEICKYVPRNHEERQYLELIDRIMKTGIVKEDRTGVGTISLFGAQMRFSLRDNRLPLLTTKRVFWRGVCEELLWFLRGETNAQLLADKDIHIWDGNGSREFLDSRGLTENKEMDLGPVYGFQWRHFGADYKGFEANYDGEGVDQIRSIVETIKANPNDRRLLFTAWNPCALQKMALPPCHLLAQFYVNTDTSELSCMLYQRSCDMGLGVPFNIASYALLTILIAKATGLRPGELVHTLGDAHVYRNHVGALKSQLERVPHAFPTLVFKEERQFLEDYELTDMEVIDYVPHPPIKMEMAV